The Novosphingobium pentaromativorans US6-1 genome window below encodes:
- a CDS encoding DUF6927 domain-containing protein: protein MGWLFMPFTSMGGHKSAKSYLDAQLTYECTLDDGTTRGLRVLASSCPGNRTYYAAAQELVGGVPGSVFAVVCLVRWNPRSRDGHQFGYKDMSENMGPCEADCPASILDLLSPTDNKHALDWRERCRANIARRARKLSDGDRIRLEQPVTFSDGHVAQEFVVCKRQRSLMLRDPANGCFYRISRLMERAWSIVPVTKIHKTVFA, encoded by the coding sequence ATGGGATGGCTTTTCATGCCCTTCACGTCGATGGGAGGCCACAAGAGCGCCAAATCCTATCTCGACGCGCAACTGACTTACGAATGCACGCTCGACGACGGCACCACCCGCGGGCTCCGGGTGCTGGCGTCCTCTTGTCCCGGGAACCGGACCTATTACGCCGCGGCCCAGGAACTGGTCGGCGGCGTTCCCGGAAGCGTCTTTGCCGTCGTTTGCCTGGTGCGCTGGAACCCGCGTTCGCGCGATGGCCACCAATTTGGATACAAGGACATGAGCGAAAACATGGGACCGTGCGAGGCCGACTGCCCTGCTTCGATCCTCGACCTCCTCTCGCCGACCGACAACAAGCATGCTCTCGACTGGCGCGAACGGTGCCGCGCCAACATCGCCCGGCGCGCGCGCAAGCTCTCGGACGGCGACCGCATCCGGCTCGAGCAGCCGGTCACCTTCAGCGACGGCCACGTCGCGCAGGAGTTCGTGGTCTGCAAGCGCCAACGCAGCCTCATGTTGCGCGACCCGGCCAACGGCTGCTTCTATCGGATCAGCCGGCTCATGGAGCGGGCCTGGTCGATCGTGCCCGTCACCAAAATCCACAAGACGGTGTTCGCCTGA
- a CDS encoding ArdC family protein produces MSASRRSSRDVAAEITDLIIRKLEEGVPPWSRPWRCSGAGGRPLRHCGTPYTGINTLYLWALGDAMGYRSRFWMTYRQAEALGANVRRGETGAISVYYSSFKKTEEHPETGKEVEKNIRFLRHYVVFNADQIDALPAYFYAPEEPETPVEPSTRQAAIDAFFDAIPADVRHGGNQAYFTPTFDHIQMPSRTSFRSMDLYASTRCHETVHWSGHSDRLARTFGKRFGDKAYAFEELVAEIGAGLCCADLGLPNVLHDRHASYVGHWLGILRGDKTAIIHAAAKAEQAFAYLKSFGSAAAEGECHEDDAPAPALAA; encoded by the coding sequence ATGTCAGCTTCACGTCGATCCAGCCGCGACGTCGCCGCGGAAATCACGGATCTCATCATCCGCAAGCTAGAGGAGGGCGTTCCGCCCTGGTCGAGACCCTGGCGATGCAGCGGCGCCGGCGGCCGCCCGCTCCGGCACTGCGGGACGCCTTACACCGGCATCAACACGCTCTATCTCTGGGCGCTCGGCGACGCGATGGGCTACCGTTCGCGCTTCTGGATGACCTATCGCCAGGCCGAGGCGCTCGGCGCCAATGTCCGGCGCGGCGAGACCGGCGCGATCTCGGTCTATTATTCGTCGTTCAAGAAAACCGAGGAGCATCCCGAAACCGGCAAGGAGGTCGAGAAGAACATCCGCTTCCTTCGCCACTACGTCGTCTTCAATGCCGACCAGATCGACGCGCTCCCGGCCTATTTCTACGCCCCCGAAGAACCGGAAACGCCGGTGGAACCCTCCACCCGCCAGGCGGCGATCGACGCCTTCTTCGACGCGATCCCCGCCGACGTTCGCCATGGCGGCAACCAAGCCTACTTCACGCCGACCTTTGACCATATCCAGATGCCCAGCCGAACCTCGTTTCGCAGCATGGATCTGTACGCGTCGACGAGATGTCACGAGACCGTCCATTGGTCGGGCCACTCCGACAGGCTGGCCCGCACGTTCGGCAAGCGCTTCGGCGACAAGGCGTATGCGTTCGAAGAGCTCGTCGCCGAAATCGGGGCGGGGCTCTGCTGCGCGGATCTGGGTCTGCCGAATGTGCTGCACGATCGCCATGCGAGCTATGTCGGGCATTGGCTCGGGATCCTGCGCGGCGACAAGACCGCGATCATCCATGCGGCCGCCAAGGCAGAGCAGGCCTTCGCCTACCTCAAGAGCTTCGGCAGCGCGGCAGCTGAAGGCGAATGCCACGAGGATGACGCGCCGGCACCCGCGCTCGCAGCCTGA